The genomic stretch TACTGGTTTCCCGAGATCCGCAACGTCGTCGGCAGCGCGGCGAACGTTCTCATCGGTCCGTTCGACGCCATACTGCCCTTCTATGCGGTGGTCATCGTTCTCTCGGTGCTCACAGGACTGTATTCGACCCTGCTTCAGTCGAACCTGATGGACACCGAGAAGATGGGTGCGATACAGGAGCAGATGAACGAGATTCAGGAGCGCCGCAAGGAGGCCAAAGAGCGCGGCGACGACGCGGCTCTCGATCGGATTCAGGACGAGCAGATGGACGCGATGGGCGACCAGTTGGGGATGTTCAAAGAGCAGTTCCGCCCGATGGTCTGGATCATGCTGCTCACCATCCCGGTGTTCGTCTGGATGTACTGGAAGATCGGCATCCGTGGCGGAGCGGGCCACATCGGCAGTGCCGAATCCTCCATCGTGTTGCCGATGCTCGGGCGCATGGAGTGGACCGACCAGATCGGCGGGTTCATCTGGGTCTGGCTGCTCTGGTACTTCCTCATCTCCATCGCCTTCCGCCAGATCATCCAGAAATCGCTCAACCTCACGACGACGCCGACCTGAGAGGGACCGTCGTGAGCGCTTTTCGACCGGACTGCTGATGGCTCCGGCTCTCACGAACTGCTCGCTCCGTTGAGCGCAGTCACAACCCCTTTGTACCGCCCCGAACCGAGACACGGCATGTTTGTCACCGTATCCGGGCCGGCCGGCGTCGGCAAGAGTACGACGGCGTCGGCGCTCGCCGACGAACTCTCCTACGAACACATCAGCGGCGGGGACATCTTCCGGACGGTCGCCGACGAGCGCGGGCTGACGGCGCTCGAACTCAATCGGCTCGCCGAGGAAGAGGAAAGTATCGATCGGGCGCTCGACCGCCGCCAGCGGACGATCGCCGACGAGCGCGACGACGTGGTGCTCGAATCACGCTTGGCTGGCTGGATGGCCGGCGAGCACGCGGACCTCAAAATCTGGCTCGACGCCCCGCTCTCGGTCCGTGTCGCACGTATCGCCGACCGCGAGGACAAAGCCACCGACATCGCGCGCGAGGAGACCGAAGCCCGCGCCGCGAGCGAGGCCCAGAGATATCATGAGTACTACGGCATCGACATCGCCGATCGCTCGATCTACGACCTTACGCTGAGCACCGCCCGCTGGGGTCCCGACGCCATCGCGGGCATCCTCTATGAGGCGTGTACGGCCTACGATCCGGCGGCCGACGAGGGGCAAGTGAGCGTCGCCGTCGACTTCGAGCGGTGATGCGGGGTCCGCCGGATGAACGAGGGACCGACGAACGGCTCTCCTTCGGCGTCGTCAACCTCGACAAGCCGCCCGGACCGTCGGCGCATCAAGTCACCGGCTGGGTGCGTGACCTCGTCTCCGCGGCTCTCGCCGCTCCGGAACGTGCCGATGGGCACGCTGGCATCGACCGCGCGGCCCACGCGGGCACGCTCGACCCGAAAGTCACGGGCTGTCTGCCGATTCTCCTCGGCGACGCCACCCGGCTCGCACAGGTCTTCCTCGAAGGCGATAAGGAGTACGTCGCCGTGCTCGAACTCCACGGACCGGCACCCGAGAGCCTCGAAACCGTCCTCTCGGAGTTCGAGGGCGACATCTACCAGAAACCACCCAAAAAGAGCGCCGTCGCCCGAAAACTCCGGGTGCGCCGAGTCTCGGAACTGACGGCGCTCGAAGTC from Halococcus sediminicola encodes the following:
- a CDS encoding DUF106 domain-containing protein; translated protein: MGRTGEKARSLVAEDPAFAEALTVVLDRAGHAADEPTADGGTHTIRWADVSDDLTSGQWGRLIETGILYDADGDGFAVSDPDEIRAALGDDSVETTTEDEGSGWSTYDKLAGLGALAFFPAYWFPEIRNVVGSAANVLIGPFDAILPFYAVVIVLSVLTGLYSTLLQSNLMDTEKMGAIQEQMNEIQERRKEAKERGDDAALDRIQDEQMDAMGDQLGMFKEQFRPMVWIMLLTIPVFVWMYWKIGIRGGAGHIGSAESSIVLPMLGRMEWTDQIGGFIWVWLLWYFLISIAFRQIIQKSLNLTTTPT
- the cmk gene encoding (d)CMP kinase, translated to MFVTVSGPAGVGKSTTASALADELSYEHISGGDIFRTVADERGLTALELNRLAEEEESIDRALDRRQRTIADERDDVVLESRLAGWMAGEHADLKIWLDAPLSVRVARIADREDKATDIAREETEARAASEAQRYHEYYGIDIADRSIYDLTLSTARWGPDAIAGILYEACTAYDPAADEGQVSVAVDFER